The Mesomycoplasma ovipneumoniae genome includes a region encoding these proteins:
- a CDS encoding segregation/condensation protein A — translation MDYDIKLANFSGPLELLLDLVKSKNINILDIDLVDLATQYVKIIQILKEKNIQIAGEYLVIASTLVHLKSKILLLPSKEEKLKPEDEKDRLEFLALLYDYQQIKNIANMLKEQQEHRNDYFEKNTSDYSDFRRPPDPSQLDGHSSVHNLYKVLKLMFDRTKAKNLIKIKTQQVQVTADEQSLWLKNLLKSENEIDFEYLFSLPTMKHFVITMISMLEMAKKQLLHLKQEKQFSKISIFRGGYDEN, via the coding sequence ATGGATTACGATATAAAATTAGCTAATTTTTCAGGACCTTTAGAATTACTTTTAGATTTAGTAAAATCAAAAAACATTAATATTTTAGATATCGACCTTGTTGATTTAGCAACTCAATATGTCAAAATAATTCAAATTTTAAAAGAAAAAAATATCCAAATTGCCGGCGAATATTTAGTTATTGCTTCTACTTTAGTTCATTTAAAGTCAAAAATTTTACTTTTGCCAAGTAAAGAAGAAAAATTAAAACCTGAAGATGAAAAAGATCGACTTGAATTTTTAGCATTATTATACGACTATCAACAAATCAAAAATATTGCAAATATGTTAAAAGAACAACAAGAGCACCGTAACGATTATTTTGAAAAAAATACCTCAGATTATAGTGATTTTCGCAGACCACCGGATCCAAGTCAGCTCGATGGACATTCGTCAGTCCATAATTTATATAAAGTGTTAAAATTAATGTTTGACAGAACAAAAGCCAAAAATCTTATCAAAATTAAAACCCAACAAGTCCAAGTGACAGCTGACGAGCAAAGTTTATGATTGAAAAATCTGTTAAAAAGTGAAAATGAAATTGATTTTGAGTACTTATTTTCACTTCCAACAATGAAACATTTTGTTATCACGATGATTTCAATGCTCGAAATGGCAAAAAAACAACTTCTACATTTAAAACAGGAAAAACAGTTCTCAAAAATATCAATTTTCCGTGGGGGTTATGATGAAAACTAG
- a CDS encoding YwaF family protein has product MFYFDWRKSDLDANSYFFIVYIGLILGLLSVLVLYFFRKNLETWYVHKNQIQFKVSLFYRVKNWFVFIGVLIWFFSYISRTIILEINDYIYKWEYLPLHLCRLIVLICASLMIFNRTNWAKYIVIPGFLGSILALSFPQIGFDAGIVMDDIEFQGIKLDQNVTESELINLAKTKNLGINWAPDNYFFWEFIFSHLLSLVLPFFLTFINGKNSKLDIKSFWKSVLFTFLMASFTFFLSWIIEKIIENQGDNRLKVAWNGNWFYMGKDGQPTIGELGKWPWNFPVLTIIFLFAFFIVFFTKMFLEKLNFYLLIVNSKIEIKHKPKSWKQVLSQNNLSQKWIKLLTKS; this is encoded by the coding sequence ATGTTTTATTTTGATTGAAGAAAAAGTGATCTAGATGCAAATTCATATTTTTTTATAGTTTATATTGGGCTAATTTTAGGTCTTCTAAGCGTTCTTGTGTTGTATTTTTTCCGTAAAAATTTGGAAACATGGTACGTTCACAAGAACCAAATTCAATTTAAGGTTAGTTTATTTTATAGAGTAAAAAATTGGTTTGTTTTCATTGGTGTTTTGATTTGATTTTTTTCATATATTAGTCGAACAATTATACTAGAAATTAATGATTATATCTATAAATGAGAATATCTGCCGCTACATTTGTGTCGACTTATTGTTTTAATTTGTGCCTCTTTAATGATTTTTAATAGGACAAATTGGGCAAAATACATAGTAATTCCCGGTTTTTTGGGGTCAATTTTAGCACTATCTTTTCCACAAATTGGCTTTGATGCAGGAATTGTTATGGATGACATTGAATTTCAAGGAATAAAACTTGACCAAAATGTTACTGAATCTGAACTAATAAACTTGGCAAAAACTAAGAATTTAGGTATAAATTGAGCGCCTGATAATTACTTTTTTTGAGAGTTTATTTTTAGTCATCTTTTAAGTTTGGTTTTACCATTTTTTTTAACATTTATTAATGGTAAAAACTCAAAATTGGATATAAAAAGTTTCTGAAAATCGGTATTATTCACTTTTTTAATGGCATCTTTTACTTTTTTTCTAAGTTGAATAATTGAAAAAATAATTGAAAACCAAGGTGATAATCGACTCAAAGTAGCCTGAAACGGAAACTGATTTTACATGGGAAAAGATGGACAACCAACCATTGGTGAACTAGGAAAATGACCCTGAAATTTCCCAGTTTTAACAATTATTTTCCTTTTTGCATTCTTTATTGTCTTTTTCACAAAAATGTTCCTTGAAAAATTAAATTTTTATCTTTTAATTGTTAATTCAAAAATTGAAATTAAGCACAAACCTAAAAGTTGAAAACAAGTTTTAAGCCAAAATAACCTTAGCCAAAAGTGAATTAAATTATTAACAAAAAGCTAA
- the scpB gene encoding SMC-Scp complex subunit ScpB, with the protein MKTRIIEAILYLQGEKGVSSQQLQSALKLSKINEARKLLKDFSVEFNRQKRGIIVVEFADIFKFVTAKDLKPFIIDFVGNEKKYRLSNAAIEVAAIIAYKQPVTRSVIAQIRGGINSDYIVGSLLAKGIIEELGTAPSPGNPTLYGVTSRFFDYFKLRSAKDLPKFKEFDLLDIIEDPGQSENFDLFSSQRETE; encoded by the coding sequence ATGAAAACTAGAATTATTGAGGCAATTTTGTATCTTCAAGGTGAAAAAGGAGTTTCTTCCCAGCAACTTCAGAGTGCACTTAAATTATCAAAAATTAATGAAGCTCGCAAACTTTTAAAAGATTTTTCAGTCGAATTTAACCGTCAAAAAAGAGGTATAATTGTTGTTGAATTTGCTGATATTTTCAAATTTGTTACCGCAAAAGATTTGAAACCTTTTATTATTGACTTTGTCGGAAATGAAAAAAAATACCGTCTAAGCAATGCAGCAATCGAGGTTGCCGCTATAATTGCCTATAAACAACCTGTAACCAGAAGTGTTATTGCTCAAATTCGTGGCGGAATTAATTCTGATTATATCGTAGGTTCGCTGTTAGCAAAAGGGATAATTGAGGAGTTAGGAACTGCTCCAAGCCCTGGAAATCCTACACTTTATGGTGTAACTTCGAGGTTTTTTGACTATTTCAAACTAAGATCGGCCAAGGATTTGCCTAAATTTAAAGAATTTGATTTATTAGACATTATTGAAGATCCTGGCCAAAGCGAAAATTTTGATCTTTTTTCTTCTCAACGAGAAACCGAATAA
- a CDS encoding 1-acyl-sn-glycerol-3-phosphate acyltransferase produces MIIKLRIAIFSIIWLFKIRKIRSVWKKYYKKKVELSPQYRSDLVLSYSKFILKLFRIKIKVFGYENLPKNASILISNQNQFSDHFALFSALENPSKAEEDFNPIVSFFLEKKRYSRKNKWIFGSLDSQFLAENEQENLKKFQNFLKSVREKRAYGVIFAKENFHDTELNFPIEIFETIKESGLAIVPVSIKVVKKNTDKNQTKKFKNIEIFIHKPIKPGAVISQTSKSLSLATKRTIIDFYKGEK; encoded by the coding sequence ATGATAATAAAATTGCGAATTGCTATTTTTTCAATAATCTGACTATTTAAAATACGTAAAATACGCTCTGTTTGGAAAAAATATTATAAAAAAAAAGTCGAACTTTCTCCTCAATATAGAAGTGATTTGGTTTTAAGTTACTCAAAGTTTATTTTAAAATTATTTCGCATAAAAATTAAAGTTTTTGGTTATGAAAATTTGCCCAAAAATGCCTCAATCTTAATTTCCAATCAAAATCAGTTTTCCGACCATTTTGCATTATTTTCAGCACTCGAAAACCCATCAAAAGCTGAAGAAGATTTTAATCCAATTGTTAGTTTTTTTCTTGAAAAAAAGCGTTATTCCCGTAAAAATAAATGAATTTTTGGCTCTCTTGATTCACAGTTTTTAGCTGAAAATGAGCAAGAAAATTTAAAAAAGTTTCAAAATTTTTTAAAATCAGTCCGTGAAAAACGTGCTTATGGAGTTATTTTTGCAAAAGAGAACTTTCATGACACAGAGTTAAATTTTCCAATTGAAATTTTTGAAACTATAAAAGAATCAGGTCTTGCAATTGTCCCTGTTTCAATTAAAGTAGTTAAGAAAAATACAGACAAAAATCAGACTAAAAAATTTAAAAATATCGAAATTTTCATTCATAAGCCAATAAAACCGGGTGCTGTTATTTCGCAAACAAGTAAATCCTTGAGTTTAGCCACAAAAAGAACTATTATTGATTTTTACAAAGGTGAAAAATAA